One segment of Planctomycetia bacterium DNA contains the following:
- a CDS encoding amidase, giving the protein MEANYRQLLDRRPNVAVLPWGATEAHNYHLPHGTDVIEAATLAAAAADAAVEHGARPVVLPVIPFGNNAQQQDQVATIHLSTATSLALLRDVATSLVRQGIDRLVVLNSHGGNDFKPLVRDVALETGVFIVVIDFWRMRPDVLARIFAEPGDHAGAMETALLLHICPDLVVLPQAGPGSANAWKLGRLKQAGVWTPRPWSHVHPDTGSGDPRSATAEQGREYFATIAAAVADVLVELSAAEKGAVPYV; this is encoded by the coding sequence ATGGAGGCCAACTACCGCCAACTCCTCGACCGGCGGCCGAACGTCGCCGTGCTGCCCTGGGGTGCGACGGAGGCCCACAACTACCATCTGCCTCACGGCACCGACGTGATCGAGGCGGCAACGCTCGCCGCGGCGGCCGCCGACGCCGCCGTGGAGCACGGCGCCCGACCGGTCGTCCTCCCCGTGATCCCCTTCGGCAACAACGCCCAGCAGCAGGACCAGGTGGCCACGATCCACCTCTCGACGGCCACGTCACTCGCCCTGCTGCGGGACGTGGCGACGAGCCTCGTCCGGCAGGGCATCGACCGGCTCGTGGTCCTCAATTCCCACGGCGGCAACGACTTCAAGCCGCTCGTCCGCGACGTGGCGTTGGAGACGGGAGTGTTCATCGTCGTCATCGATTTTTGGCGGATGCGGCCCGACGTGCTGGCACGGATCTTCGCCGAGCCCGGAGACCATGCCGGGGCGATGGAGACGGCGCTGCTGCTCCACATCTGCCCCGACCTCGTCGTCCTACCGCAGGCGGGCCCCGGCTCGGCCAACGCCTGGAAGCTCGGCCGGCTCAAGCAGGCCGGCGTGTGGACGCCGCGGCCCTGGTCGCACGTCCATCCCGACACGGGGAGCGGCGACCCGCGGTCAGCCACGGCGGAGCAGGGCCGCGAGTATTTCGCGACGATCGCGGCCGCGGTCGCGGACGTGCTCGTGGAACTGTCGGCAGCGGAGAAGGGGGCGGTGCCTTACGTCTGA
- the ileS gene encoding isoleucine--tRNA ligase: MFEPVRGKPDFPALEAAIARLWRERGTYAESLQRRRGAPRFVFYEGPPTANGMPHPGHCLTRTIKDLYPRYRTMRGQYCERKAGWDTHGLPVEVEVCKELGIHSKAEIESYGVEPFIHKCQESVWRYMKEWETLTERIGFWIDLSAAYVTYHRAYVESVWWALAELFDRGLLYQGHKIVWWWAQGGTALSSGEVGQGYREVADPSVYVAFPLIDDAGQPTNRSLVAWTTTPWTLPANQFAAVKADLDYVVLRDSAAADGREFVVAEPLAAPLGERMKKAFAVVDRMPGAALVGRSYLPPFDTFRVAGSPVTAPLAAGGHEAIAWRVVAADFVTTDSGTGIVHVAPAFGEVDYGVLAGEQARFAPGKGPTLLNPVAPDGTFTDAFPMGSGRFVKDCDRDVTRDLRSRNLLVHQEQYVHDYPFCWRAESDPLIQYPRQSWFIRTSRFRAQMLANNARIDWLPEHIRDGRFGNFLETNVDWALSRERYWGTPLPIWKCETSGKMEAVPSYAALLAKPGVAGTEVFDRAKAANPALCDDLAVHKPYIDAVTYDSPFVAGARMQRVPEVIDCWFDSGAMPFAQWGWPHAGADEFAAQFPADFISEAIDQTRGWFYSQLAISTLLFGESAAGAGVAAAHAPAARLFPHPFKTCIVLGHMLGEDGAKMAKSKRNYREPAEIFDKYGADALRWFFLAGQPPWTSIRYSERAIRESVPEFLLRLWNVYAFFVIYARIDGFDPAALLAEPRSLDHADLARARGWRPVAERSELDRWMLSEVNAVAASMTEKLDAYDHFPAAQELSRLVDAVSNWYVRRSRDRFWAAGRADGGPETNREKLDAYWTLYETLLVITRLAAPFVPFVTEEMWRNLAVVPFGGRVPESVHFTDYPTGDATLVDRDLVPRMALVRDIASLGRAARAAEKLKVRQPLAKVEVILGADDTRHATWLAAHADLVCDELNVKQFEICPDPDRYITRSVQPDLKKLGPKLGKDLPKARDALAKADPAALLAALARDGTTTLPLPGGGTATIASDDVLVRTTAKPGWAAAESPRAVVVVASELTSELVAEGLVNEVVHAVQSFRKKLDLEFTERIELAFVTDSADLRQAIEAHRDVVGAETLATGIAFGPLVGAATESVDVDGLALSISILREKVPATKSG, encoded by the coding sequence ATGTTCGAACCCGTCCGCGGCAAGCCCGACTTCCCCGCCCTCGAGGCCGCCATCGCCAGGCTGTGGCGCGAACGGGGCACCTACGCCGAGTCGCTCCAGCGCCGCCGCGGGGCGCCACGGTTCGTGTTCTACGAGGGCCCGCCAACGGCCAACGGCATGCCGCATCCCGGCCACTGCCTGACGCGGACCATCAAGGATCTCTACCCGCGCTACCGGACGATGCGCGGGCAGTATTGCGAGCGGAAGGCGGGCTGGGACACGCACGGCCTGCCCGTCGAGGTCGAGGTCTGCAAGGAGCTCGGCATCCACTCCAAGGCCGAGATCGAGTCCTACGGCGTCGAGCCCTTCATCCACAAGTGCCAGGAGAGCGTCTGGCGGTACATGAAGGAGTGGGAGACGCTGACCGAGCGGATCGGCTTCTGGATCGACCTCTCTGCCGCCTACGTCACCTACCATCGCGCCTATGTCGAGAGCGTCTGGTGGGCGTTGGCCGAGCTCTTCGATCGCGGCCTGCTCTACCAGGGGCACAAGATCGTCTGGTGGTGGGCCCAGGGGGGCACGGCCCTCTCCAGCGGCGAGGTGGGCCAGGGCTACCGCGAGGTGGCCGACCCGAGCGTGTACGTCGCCTTCCCGCTCATCGACGACGCCGGACAGCCGACGAACAGGAGCCTCGTGGCCTGGACGACGACCCCCTGGACGCTGCCCGCCAACCAGTTCGCCGCCGTGAAGGCCGACCTCGACTACGTCGTGCTGCGCGATTCCGCCGCGGCGGACGGTCGGGAGTTCGTCGTCGCCGAGCCACTCGCCGCGCCGCTCGGCGAGCGCATGAAAAAAGCGTTCGCGGTCGTCGACCGGATGCCGGGCGCGGCCCTCGTCGGCCGCTCCTACCTGCCCCCGTTCGACACGTTCCGCGTGGCCGGCAGCCCGGTCACGGCGCCGCTCGCGGCCGGCGGCCACGAGGCCATCGCCTGGCGGGTCGTGGCCGCCGACTTCGTGACCACCGATTCCGGCACCGGCATCGTCCATGTGGCGCCGGCCTTCGGCGAGGTGGACTACGGCGTCCTCGCCGGCGAGCAGGCACGGTTCGCTCCCGGCAAGGGGCCGACGCTCCTCAATCCCGTCGCCCCCGACGGCACGTTCACCGATGCGTTCCCCATGGGGAGCGGCCGGTTCGTCAAGGACTGCGATCGCGACGTCACCCGCGACCTCAGGTCGCGCAACCTGCTCGTCCACCAGGAGCAGTACGTCCACGACTATCCCTTCTGCTGGCGTGCGGAGAGCGACCCGCTCATCCAGTATCCGCGGCAGAGCTGGTTCATCCGCACGAGCCGGTTCCGCGCGCAGATGCTCGCCAACAACGCCCGCATCGACTGGCTGCCGGAGCACATCAGGGATGGCCGGTTCGGCAACTTCCTCGAGACCAACGTCGACTGGGCCCTGTCCCGCGAGCGCTACTGGGGCACGCCGCTGCCGATCTGGAAGTGCGAGACCAGCGGAAAGATGGAGGCCGTCCCGTCATACGCGGCCCTGCTCGCCAAGCCGGGCGTCGCGGGCACGGAGGTTTTTGATCGGGCCAAGGCGGCCAACCCCGCCCTCTGCGACGACCTCGCCGTCCACAAACCCTACATCGACGCCGTCACCTACGACTCGCCGTTCGTCGCCGGGGCGCGGATGCAACGCGTGCCCGAGGTGATCGACTGCTGGTTCGACTCTGGGGCGATGCCCTTCGCCCAGTGGGGCTGGCCGCATGCCGGCGCGGACGAGTTCGCCGCCCAGTTCCCCGCCGACTTCATCTCCGAGGCGATCGACCAGACCCGCGGCTGGTTCTACAGCCAGCTGGCGATCAGCACGCTGTTGTTCGGTGAGTCGGCCGCTGGAGCGGGGGTTGCCGCCGCGCACGCCCCCGCGGCCCGTCTCTTCCCGCACCCGTTCAAGACCTGCATCGTTCTCGGCCACATGCTCGGCGAGGACGGCGCCAAGATGGCGAAGAGCAAGCGGAACTACCGCGAGCCGGCCGAGATCTTCGACAAGTACGGCGCCGACGCCCTGCGCTGGTTCTTCCTCGCCGGCCAGCCGCCGTGGACCAGCATCCGCTACAGCGAGCGGGCGATCCGCGAGAGCGTGCCCGAGTTTCTCCTCAGGCTCTGGAACGTTTACGCGTTCTTCGTGATCTACGCCCGCATCGACGGCTTCGATCCCGCCGCCCTGCTGGCGGAGCCCCGATCACTCGACCATGCCGACCTCGCCCGGGCACGCGGCTGGCGGCCGGTGGCCGAGCGGAGCGAGCTCGACCGCTGGATGCTTTCCGAGGTCAACGCCGTGGCGGCCTCGATGACCGAGAAGCTCGACGCCTACGACCATTTTCCTGCCGCCCAGGAACTCTCCCGGCTCGTCGACGCGGTGAGCAACTGGTATGTCCGGCGCAGCCGCGACCGCTTCTGGGCCGCGGGCCGGGCCGACGGCGGGCCGGAGACGAACCGGGAGAAGCTCGACGCCTACTGGACGCTCTACGAGACGCTGCTTGTGATCACGCGGCTGGCGGCTCCCTTCGTCCCCTTCGTGACAGAGGAGATGTGGCGGAACCTGGCCGTCGTGCCGTTCGGCGGCCGGGTGCCGGAGAGCGTGCACTTCACCGACTACCCCACGGGCGATGCCACCCTCGTCGATCGCGACCTTGTGCCGCGGATGGCCCTCGTCCGCGACATCGCCTCGCTCGGCCGGGCGGCCCGGGCGGCCGAGAAGCTCAAGGTCCGTCAGCCGCTGGCCAAGGTCGAGGTGATCCTCGGCGCCGACGACACCCGGCATGCCACCTGGCTCGCGGCCCACGCCGACCTCGTCTGCGACGAGCTCAACGTCAAGCAGTTCGAGATCTGCCCCGATCCCGACCGCTACATCACGCGGTCGGTCCAGCCCGACCTGAAGAAGCTTGGCCCCAAGCTCGGCAAGGACCTGCCCAAGGCCCGTGACGCGCTGGCCAAGGCGGACCCCGCGGCCCTGCTCGCCGCCCTCGCCCGCGACGGGACGACAACGCTGCCACTCCCCGGCGGCGGCACGGCGACGATCGCGTCGGACGACGTCCTCGTGCGCACGACCGCCAAGCCCGGCTGGGCGGCGGCGGAGAGCCCGCGGGCGGTGGTGGTGGTGGCCAGCGAACTGACCTCCGAACTCGTCGCCGAGGGGCTCGTCAACGAGGTCGTGCACGCGGTCCAGTCGTTCCGCAAGAAGCTCGACCTCGAGTTCACCGAGCGGATCGAGCTTGCCTTCGTGACCGACTCGGCGGACCTGCGGCAGGCGATCGAGGCCCATCGCGACGTCGTCGGCGCCGAGACGCTCGCCACGGGAATCGCCTTCGGTCCCCTCGTCGGGGCCGCGACGGAGTCCGTCGACGTGGACGGCCTCGCCCTCTCAATCTCGATCCTCAGAGAAAAGGTGCCAGCCACCAAATCTGGGTAA
- the punA gene encoding purine nucleoside phosphorylase, with protein MLDQYDKITEAAATIAARWPHEPAAGIILGSGLGGIASALADRVTIPYDEIPHFARSTAHGHAGQLVCGLLEGVPVVVMEGRQHAYEGYPLSQITFPVRVLRRLGAGLLVVTNACGGLNPMYRTGDLMVIDDHINLMNDNPLIGINDERLGPRFPDMSAPYTPALIDVALAAARRGDFAAHRGVYVAVTGPNLETRAEYRFLRGIGADVVGMSTVPEVIVAVHAGLAVLGISVITDMCLPDALEVATVEKILAVARSAEPKLHALITAAIAAHARS; from the coding sequence ATGCTCGACCAGTACGACAAGATCACCGAGGCCGCCGCGACCATCGCCGCCCGCTGGCCGCACGAGCCGGCGGCGGGAATCATTCTCGGCAGCGGCCTTGGCGGGATTGCGTCGGCCCTCGCCGACCGGGTGACGATTCCCTACGACGAGATCCCCCACTTCGCCCGCTCCACGGCCCACGGCCATGCCGGCCAGCTCGTCTGCGGTCTGCTCGAGGGCGTGCCCGTGGTCGTGATGGAGGGGCGGCAGCACGCCTACGAGGGGTATCCGCTCTCCCAGATCACGTTCCCGGTCCGTGTGCTCCGCCGGCTCGGCGCCGGTCTGCTGGTCGTCACCAACGCCTGCGGCGGGCTCAACCCGATGTACCGCACCGGCGACCTGATGGTCATCGACGACCACATCAACCTCATGAACGACAACCCGCTCATCGGCATCAACGACGAGCGGCTCGGGCCGCGGTTCCCCGACATGTCGGCCCCATACACTCCCGCGCTGATCGACGTAGCCCTGGCCGCGGCCCGGCGCGGCGACTTCGCCGCCCACCGCGGCGTCTACGTGGCGGTGACGGGGCCGAATCTGGAGACGCGGGCGGAATATCGCTTCCTGCGCGGGATCGGGGCCGACGTCGTCGGCATGTCGACGGTCCCCGAGGTGATCGTCGCCGTCCATGCGGGCCTCGCGGTCCTCGGCATCTCGGTGATCACCGACATGTGCCTGCCGGACGCGTTGGAGGTGGCGACCGTGGAGAAGATCCTCGCCGTCGCCCGCTCCGCCGAGCCCAAGCTCCACGCCCTGATCACGGCGGCCATCGCCGCCCATGCCCGTTCCTGA
- the argC gene encoding N-acetyl-gamma-glutamyl-phosphate reductase, producing the protein MTSPRERIKVAILGATGYTALEAIKILLRHPHAEIVAVTSRQEGKPPIASIHPSLVGRLDLPLEDLAPEDVGARADCVFGCLPHAASAEILPRVLAAGAKVVDFSADYRLDDPISYREWYAHEHPDPERLGRTPYGLPELFRDRIHGQSLVANPGCYSTSAILPLAPLLKAGLIEPDDIIVDSKSGVSGAGRQPKLTTHFPECNESMSAYNVGRHRHTPEIEQVIARHAGVRPAVIFTPQLAPMDRGILSTIYAKPRTSLTEADVMTALRAAYAGERFVRIVDHLPGTKDTVDTNYCDITARVVRGRVLLISCLDNLVKGAAGAAVQNFNVLFDLPEHAGMA; encoded by the coding sequence ATGACCAGTCCCCGCGAACGCATCAAGGTCGCCATCCTCGGTGCCACCGGCTACACGGCCCTGGAGGCGATCAAGATCCTCCTGCGCCACCCGCATGCCGAGATCGTCGCCGTCACCAGCCGACAGGAGGGAAAGCCGCCGATCGCGAGCATCCATCCCTCCCTCGTCGGCCGGCTCGACCTGCCGCTCGAGGATCTGGCGCCGGAGGATGTCGGAGCCCGCGCCGACTGTGTCTTCGGCTGCCTGCCGCACGCCGCCAGCGCCGAGATCCTTCCCCGCGTGCTCGCCGCCGGCGCGAAGGTCGTCGACTTCAGCGCCGATTACCGGCTCGACGACCCGATCTCCTATCGCGAGTGGTACGCCCACGAGCATCCCGACCCGGAGCGGCTCGGCCGCACGCCCTACGGCCTGCCGGAGCTGTTCCGGGACCGCATTCACGGCCAGTCGCTCGTCGCCAACCCCGGCTGCTACTCGACGTCAGCGATTCTCCCTCTGGCACCTCTGCTCAAGGCCGGTCTGATCGAGCCCGACGACATCATCGTCGACTCCAAGAGCGGCGTCAGCGGCGCCGGCCGGCAGCCGAAGCTGACGACGCATTTTCCGGAATGCAACGAGAGCATGTCGGCGTACAACGTCGGCCGCCACCGGCACACGCCGGAGATCGAGCAGGTGATCGCCCGCCACGCCGGCGTCCGGCCGGCCGTGATCTTCACGCCGCAACTCGCGCCGATGGACCGCGGAATCCTCTCCACCATCTACGCCAAGCCGCGCACGTCGCTGACCGAGGCCGACGTGATGACCGCGCTCCGCGCCGCCTACGCCGGCGAGCGGTTCGTGCGGATCGTCGACCACCTCCCCGGCACCAAGGACACGGTCGACACGAACTATTGCGACATCACCGCCCGCGTCGTCCGCGGCCGCGTGCTGCTCATCAGCTGCCTCGACAATCTCGTCAAGGGTGCGGCCGGGGCGGCGGTGCAGAATTTCAACGTCCTCTTCGACCTCCCCGAACACGCCGGAATGGCCTGA
- the argJ gene encoding arginine biosynthesis bifunctional protein ArgJ, producing MPITETPVRLPIPPLPRGFRVAGVHAGVKRNPTREDVALVVSDLPATAAGVYTTNLVFAAPVAYDRALTPGRGMRGIAINSGNANACTGARGLDDARGMAAAAAGLVAASADEILVLSTGIIGEFLPLEKIGRGLERAAAALGSDDDSAVRAARGMMTTDTRPKLAGATFAAAGTTYTLFGMAKGAAMIGPRLATMLGVLLTDAAVEPADGQRLLREAAETSFNCVSVDGHMSTNDTVLLLANGAAGGSPLSGAGLEAFGRALTTACEALAREIADDGEGATHVLRIEVRGCADREEARTIARSIADSPLVKTAIHGADPNWGRIVSAAGYSGVRFDPAQVRLRLNGTLLFEAGAPVRFDADAVSASIKGARETLIELDVGPGPGQIRFYSSDLTAEYVHLNADYHT from the coding sequence ATGCCGATCACCGAGACGCCCGTCCGCCTGCCGATCCCTCCCCTCCCGCGCGGCTTCCGCGTCGCCGGCGTGCATGCCGGCGTGAAGCGCAACCCGACCCGCGAGGACGTCGCCCTGGTCGTGTCCGACCTGCCAGCGACCGCCGCCGGCGTGTACACGACGAACCTCGTGTTCGCGGCCCCGGTGGCCTACGACCGGGCCCTGACGCCGGGGCGGGGCATGCGCGGCATCGCCATCAACTCCGGCAACGCCAACGCCTGCACCGGAGCCCGCGGCCTCGACGACGCCCGCGGCATGGCGGCCGCCGCCGCCGGCCTCGTCGCCGCCAGCGCCGACGAAATACTCGTGCTCTCCACCGGAATCATCGGCGAGTTCCTCCCTCTGGAGAAGATCGGTCGCGGCCTGGAGCGGGCCGCGGCAGCCCTCGGCTCCGACGACGATTCGGCCGTCCGGGCCGCCCGGGGCATGATGACCACCGACACGCGACCGAAGCTCGCCGGGGCGACCTTCGCCGCCGCCGGCACGACCTACACCCTGTTCGGCATGGCCAAGGGGGCGGCGATGATCGGGCCGCGGCTGGCGACGATGCTCGGCGTGCTGCTCACCGACGCGGCCGTCGAACCAGCCGACGGCCAGCGGCTTCTGCGCGAGGCCGCTGAGACGTCGTTCAACTGCGTCAGCGTGGACGGCCACATGAGTACCAACGACACGGTGCTCCTCCTCGCCAACGGCGCCGCCGGGGGCAGCCCACTCTCGGGCGCCGGCCTGGAGGCCTTCGGCCGGGCGCTGACGACGGCCTGCGAGGCGCTCGCCCGCGAGATCGCCGACGACGGCGAAGGGGCGACGCACGTCCTGCGGATCGAGGTCCGGGGTTGTGCCGATCGCGAGGAGGCCCGGACGATCGCCCGGTCGATCGCCGACAGTCCGCTGGTCAAGACCGCCATTCACGGCGCCGACCCCAACTGGGGCCGGATCGTTTCCGCCGCGGGCTATTCGGGCGTCCGCTTCGACCCGGCGCAGGTGCGGCTCCGGCTCAACGGCACGCTGCTGTTCGAGGCCGGCGCCCCCGTCCGCTTCGACGCCGACGCCGTTTCCGCGTCGATCAAGGGAGCACGGGAAACGCTCATCGAGCTCGACGTTGGCCCCGGGCCGGGTCAGATCCGCTTCTACTCCAGCGATCTGACGGCCGAATACGTCCACCTGAACGCCGACTACCACACCTGA
- the idh gene encoding myo-inositol 2-dehydrogenase: protein MSKPIRILVVGCGHMGKSHAKAYHALPEFEIVGVVARGEKSRRELLDAVGAEYPQFSDYATALAATRPDAVSINTYPDTHADYAKRAFAAGCHVFLEKPVAVTVEEAEEVVAAAREAGKKLVVGYILRVHPTWKRFIETARTLGKPLVMRMNLNQQSSGPMWKTHKSLMDSMSPIVDCGVHYVDVMCQMTRSKPIRVSAIGARLTDELVPGMYNYGNLQVTFADGSVGWYEAGWGPMMSDVAYFVKDVIGPKGCVSITGVKEGEASSDDVEAHTKAALLRLHHADLGSDGSFARKDEYIDCSGEPDHDGLCMLEQQFFLDAILHDRDIGDHMADAVNSLRIVLAADEAFKTGRTVELPG from the coding sequence ATGAGCAAGCCGATCCGGATTCTCGTCGTGGGCTGCGGCCACATGGGGAAGTCGCACGCCAAGGCCTACCACGCCCTGCCGGAGTTCGAGATCGTGGGCGTCGTCGCCCGCGGCGAGAAGTCGCGTCGCGAGCTCCTCGACGCCGTCGGCGCCGAGTATCCGCAGTTCTCCGACTACGCCACGGCGCTGGCGGCCACGCGGCCCGACGCAGTGTCGATCAACACGTACCCCGACACCCACGCCGACTACGCCAAGCGGGCCTTCGCCGCCGGCTGCCACGTGTTCCTCGAGAAGCCGGTCGCCGTGACGGTGGAGGAGGCCGAGGAGGTCGTCGCCGCCGCCCGTGAGGCGGGAAAGAAACTCGTCGTCGGCTACATCCTCCGCGTTCATCCCACCTGGAAGAGGTTCATCGAGACCGCCCGGACGCTCGGCAAGCCGCTGGTGATGCGCATGAACCTCAACCAGCAGTCCTCCGGCCCGATGTGGAAGACCCACAAGTCGCTGATGGACTCGATGTCGCCGATCGTCGACTGCGGCGTCCACTACGTCGACGTGATGTGCCAGATGACGCGATCGAAGCCGATCCGCGTCAGCGCCATCGGCGCCCGGCTCACCGACGAGCTGGTGCCGGGGATGTACAACTACGGCAACCTGCAGGTCACGTTCGCCGACGGCTCGGTCGGCTGGTACGAGGCCGGCTGGGGGCCGATGATGAGCGACGTCGCCTACTTCGTGAAGGACGTGATCGGGCCGAAAGGCTGCGTGAGCATCACCGGCGTCAAGGAGGGGGAAGCCTCCAGCGACGACGTCGAGGCGCACACCAAGGCGGCGCTCCTCCGCCTCCACCATGCCGACCTCGGCAGCGACGGCTCGTTCGCCCGCAAGGACGAGTACATCGACTGCTCCGGGGAGCCGGATCACGACGGCCTGTGCATGCTCGAGCAGCAGTTCTTCCTCGACGCGATCCTGCACGACCGCGACATCGGCGACCACATGGCCGACGCGGTGAACAGCCTGCGGATCGTGCTCGCGGCGGACGAGGCCTTCAAGACCGGCCGCACGGTCGAGCTTCCAGGCTGA